Genomic segment of Streptomyces sp. NA02950:
CGAGGACCGCGAGGCCATCGCCGAGCGGCTGGGCTCCCGGCTGCCGGTCCCCTGCTACGTGCTGCCCGAGGACGCCGCGCTGTCGGCGCCCACCGTCTCGCAGATCGTCCGCACCCTGGGCGCCGAGGTACTGCTCGGCGATCACTCCGGACTCTCGAGGGACGTACGGGACTTCGTCTTCGGCGGCGCGATGCTGCCCAGCTTCCTGCCCGCGCTCACCGAGGGCTGTCTGGTGGTGACGCCCGGGGACCGCGCCGATCTGATCGTGGGCGCGCTGGCCGCGCACAGCGCGGGTGCCCCGGCCATCGCCGGGGTGCTGCTCACCCTGGACGAGCGGCCGGGCCCGGACATCCTGGCGCTCGCCTCGCGGCTGGCCCCGGGCACCCCGGTGGCGTCGGTGGCGGGCGGGTCCTTCCCGACCGCGGCCGAGCTGTTCGCGGTCGAGGGCAAGCTGACCGCGGGCGTCCCGCGCAAGGCGGAGACCGCGCTCGGCCTCTTCGAGCGGCATGTGGACACCACGGCGCTCACCGAGCGGATCGCGGTGGCCCGCTCCGGCCGGGTCACCCCGATGATGTTCGAGCACGAGCTGATCGAGCGCTCCCGCTCCCAGCGCCGCCGGGTCGTCCTCCCCGAGGGCACCGAGGAGCGGGTGCTGCGGGCGGCCGATGTGCTGCTGCGCCGGGATGTGTGCGACCTCACCCTGCTCGGTGAGGAGGACACGGTCCGCAAGCGCGCCGCCGAACTGGGCATCCAGCTCGCGGACGCCGATGTCGTCGATCCGCAGACCTCCCCGCTGCGCGAGCGCTTCGCCGAACAGTACGCGCGGCTGCGCGCCCACAAGGGCGTCTCCTACGAACTGGCGTACGACGTGGTGGCCGATGTCTCCTACTTCGGCACCCTGATGGTGCAGGAGGGGCTGGCCGACGGGATGGTCTCGGGCGCGGTGCACTCCACAGCCGCCACCATCCGGCCCGCGTTCGAGATCATCAAGACCGCGTCGGGCGCCCACATCGTCTCGTCGGTGTTCTTCATGTGCCTGGCCGACCGGGTGCTGGTGTACGGCGACTGCGCGGTCAACCCGGATCCCAACGCCGAGCAGCTCGCGGACATCGCCATCCAGTCGGCGACCACCGCCGCCCAGTTCGGGGTGGAGCCGAGGATCGCGATGCTGTCGTACTCCACCGGCACCTCCGGCTCCGGCGCCGATGTGGACAAGGTCCGCAAGGCGACCGAGCTGGTGCGCGAGCGCCGCCCGGACCTGCTGGTCGAGGGCCCCATCCAGTACGACGCCGCGGTGGACGCGGCGGTGGCGGCCACCAAGCTGCCCGGCTCCGAGGTGGCGGGCCAGG
This window contains:
- the pta gene encoding phosphate acetyltransferase gives rise to the protein MTRSVYVTGIERGDGRQVVELGVMELLTRHVDRVGVFRPLVHDDPDRLFELLRARYRLSQSPASVFGMTYEAAAALQAEAGSDELVSQLVGRFHEVAREYEYVLVLGSDYAATSLPDELGLNARLANEFGASVITVVGGQNQTVESVGAEAHNAYRAFEAQGCDVVSVVVNRVAAEDREAIAERLGSRLPVPCYVLPEDAALSAPTVSQIVRTLGAEVLLGDHSGLSRDVRDFVFGGAMLPSFLPALTEGCLVVTPGDRADLIVGALAAHSAGAPAIAGVLLTLDERPGPDILALASRLAPGTPVASVAGGSFPTAAELFAVEGKLTAGVPRKAETALGLFERHVDTTALTERIAVARSGRVTPMMFEHELIERSRSQRRRVVLPEGTEERVLRAADVLLRRDVCDLTLLGEEDTVRKRAAELGIQLADADVVDPQTSPLRERFAEQYARLRAHKGVSYELAYDVVADVSYFGTLMVQEGLADGMVSGAVHSTAATIRPAFEIIKTASGAHIVSSVFFMCLADRVLVYGDCAVNPDPNAEQLADIAIQSATTAAQFGVEPRIAMLSYSTGTSGSGADVDKVRKATELVRERRPDLLVEGPIQYDAAVDAAVAATKLPGSEVAGQATVLIFPDLNTGNNTYKAVQRSAGAVAVGPVLQGLRKPVNDLSRGALVQDIVNTVSITAIQAQPPTSTTSPTQKVQSA